Below is a genomic region from Miniphocaeibacter halophilus.
TCCCGGCCAAAAGGCTGAAACAAAACCCACAGGTACAGCTAAACTGCCAATAGTACCTACAACAATGCCAACACCTGAAAATAAGGCTGTCATTACAACATGGGATAAGCCCGGTTTTCTAATTTCTCCAACTTCCTTGTCCCAAACCGATAAATTTTTTTCCATTTTAAAACCTCCGTTGTCTAATAAATTTCTTACAAATTTGAATATAGTAAATTGGGTTTACTATATTCGTGTATTTTTCTTTTAAAACACAGCCTACAACTACACTTAAAACTTTTAAATTATTGCTTTCTTAAAATAATAAAACGATTTCCAAATGGTTTTAATAACCTTAAGACTTAAAAACAAAAAACGGTAATAAAATCGACCAAATTTTCCATAATTTTTTATAATTTCTTTTAAATAAAAAATCAATTATATCTATATTAGTTGTAAAAAATTATGGATTTTATAAAATTGCACAAAAAATCACCCTCTTTCTTAAAAAAAGGGCTAGTTTATTAAACTATAAGATAGAATTGTTGAATTTTTTCAACAAATAAACTAAAATTAAATAAGGATAGTTAAAAAATTGAAATAATATGCTGGCAGGCGATAATTTCAATTAAACTATTCGTGTGTGATAAACTAGCCTTTAACTATATTCTAGATTAAAGTATAGAAAATGTCAATAAATATACTTTAATCTAGAATACGAGGCTTTGAAAGGAGTCTCTATGTTTGAAATAATAAAAGAATTATGTAAAGTAAAGGGTATATCAATAAGTGAATTAGAAAGACAGTTAGGTTATTCACAAAATGTTTTATATCGTTTAAAAACTCAAGTTCCAGGTTCTGATAAAGTAGTAGATTTGGCGAACTTTTTTAATGTTTCTACTGATTATCTGCTAGGCAGAACAGAAATAAAGAATATACTTACAACAAAAGATAAAAATGATATTGCATTACTGATAAAACAAATTCTTACAATGTTAAATAAAGATGATAACTTATTATATAATGGAAAACCAATAACGGAGCAAGAAAAAACAAATATGCAAATAGCATTGGAAATAGTGTTAAAAATAAATGATTAGTCTAGTTGCAAACTAGGCTTTTTTGTGTGGGAAAAATTTGAAATAGTTTATTTTAATAATAAGGGAGACAGAAACAATATTATATGGTAATAAATCAATTAAAAAATAACTCTACACAATATATTAAGAGCCAAGGGCTCTTTTTTAGTATAAGAATGTAACGTTAAAGTAACGTTACTTCTGATATAATAAATATGTATGTTTAACTATAAATTCGGGGTAAAAACAGTAACATCATCATTATGGATTTATGCCAATAATTAAATATACAATAAAAAATTTAGAAAATTTTTTTAAATAGCTCTATTTCATTTGAATTGTAGATAATATATTTAAGTAGTAAGCTAAATAGTCAATATAGCTTACTGAAAGCTTGTTGATTAAATAAGCTTACAAGCCAGTCAGCTTACTGAAAGCTTGTTGATTAAATAAGCTTACAAGCCAGTCAGCTTACTGAAAGCTTGTTGATTAAATAAGCTTACAAGCCAGTCAGTTTACTGAAAGCTTGTTGATTGAATAAGCTTACAAGCCAGTCAGCTTACTGAAAGCTTGTTGATTGAATAAGCTTACAAGCCAGTCAGCTTACTGAAAGCTTGTTGATTGAATAAGCTTACAAGCCGGTCAGCTTACTGAAAGCTTGTTGATTGAATAAGCTTACAAGCCGGTCAGCTTACTGAAAGCTTGTTGATTTTATGAAATACAAAGGTTCAAAATTGATATATTAGTTATATATTTATATAATATGAATAACAGGAGAATTAATAATTCTATGATTAGTAAAGATTTAATTAATGAAATAATGACAGGAAAAGAAACGAAAACTGTTGAATTTAAAGAAGCGAAAAATAAAATTCCTAAAAGTATTTATGAAACAGTATGTTCCTTTTCGAATAGGAATGGTGGAAATATTTATCTGGGAATAAAAGATGATGGTACTATAATTGGTGTAGATCCAAATAGTATTATACAAATGAAAAAAGATTTTGTTACTACTATTCAATCTAATAAAAAAATATGTCCACCACTATATCTAGATATTAATGAACATGACTTAGAAGGGAAAAGTATACTACATATATTTGTACCTAATAGTTCTCAAGTTCATAGACTAAATAATAAAATTTATGATAGAAATGAAGATGCCGACATTGATATAACAAATAATACTGTAGCAGTTCAACAGCTTTTTAGTAGGAAACAAACAGAGTATACGGAAAGAAAAATTTATCCCTATATAACTTTGGATGACCTAGACTTAACATTAATAGATAAGTTAAAAAAGGCTGCAATTTTACAGGAAGAATATCAAAGTTGGGTATCTTATGATCATTTAGAAATATTGAAATCTATAGGGATGTATAGTAAAGACTATATTACAGGAGACGAAGGTTTTACATTAGCAGCAGCGATAACTTTTGGGACAGATGAGCTTATATCTTCAGTATTGCCTTATTTTAGAATAGATGCTCTTTTGAGGGAGGAAGATATTGAGAGATATGATGATAGAGAAAATATTAGAACGAATTTAATAGACTCATATGATATTTTAATGGATTTTGTAAAAAAACATACTTCTAGTTTTTTCTATCTAGAAAATGATAGAAGGATTAATGTTAGAGATATTTTATTTAGAGAGCTAATTGTAAATATGCTGGTTCATAGAGAATATTCAAATGCTTATGTTTCAAAATTGATTATAGAGAAAGATTCTATTATTGTTGAGAATGCAAATAAACCCATACATCCAGGAATTATAAAAAAGGGAACTATTGCTCCATATCCTAAAAATCCTACAATAGCAAAAGTATTTAATATTTTAGGTTTAATTGATGAAGTTGGATCAGGATTTGGTAAAATTTTCAAATATACTGATTTAATATATAAATCTTATCCTAAAATAATTAATGAAGATATTTTTAAAGTATGTATTTTAAAAACTAATGTATTTGTTTTATCAGATCAACAAAAACTTGTTGTTGATTTTTTAATAATACCTAGAACTAGTAAAGAAATTTTAAAACTTCTTAATATTAAAGATTTGAATACCTTGAGAAAAAATATTCTGAATCCATTAATGGAGAATTATATAATTGAAAGGACAATACCCGATAAACCGACAAGCCCTAATCAAAAATATAAACTAATAGAAAAAGAATAGACCAATATAAATAATATACGGCATTTAACAAAATCACTAGCGAATTACATTTCGCTAGTGATTTTGTTTTTAAAGATTTTCCAATTTGGTTCAATTAAAATAAAGTACAAATAATAAATAAAATATTTTGCAAATTTACATTCTACTATAGCCTATTAATATATATTATATTAACATTAAATAATATATTATGCAAAGGTTGTAATATTATTCTAATCAGGTAATATATATATAAGATAATATATTTACTAAAATATTCTCATCTTTATTAATATGCAACAGAAAGGATAGAAGTTATTTAAGAGAGGAAATAATATGCTATTTATCGATTATAATTTATGGTTGCGAACATGTAAATCTATTTTTAAAGAAAGTCCAAATAGATTAAAAATGTATTTGCAGCTTTATCCAATAGGACAATTATCTAAAAAGGATAAGGAAAAAATAATGTCAATGAAATTTTTCGAAAACAATATAGAAAATGGCTTATGGATGCTTGAAAAATCTAATCTAGAAATACGAAAACACTATTATATTAATAATGATGGATCCTTTAGAAATGTAAATTTAGTATCACCTATTATGTTCTTGGTAATACAATGTTTTGGATTTTTATTAAATGATAATTTTTCATATGACAGTACCGATAAGAAAATATTTTATGCAGGTAATTTAATGGCAGATATATCTTTTTATGCTGAACCATATAATGATTTTGCTAAATCAGTAAAAATAGCTTCTGAGGAATATGAATATTTTATTAAGCTAGATATTAAAAGCTTTTATGATAATATTTCGTTGGATATATTATTTAGTGACATTCTTAGTATAAAAGCTCTACCTGAATATTTAAAAGATGAAAAAAATTTACTATTATTTAAAACTACTTTAT
It encodes:
- a CDS encoding helix-turn-helix domain-containing protein translates to MFEIIKELCKVKGISISELERQLGYSQNVLYRLKTQVPGSDKVVDLANFFNVSTDYLLGRTEIKNILTTKDKNDIALLIKQILTMLNKDDNLLYNGKPITEQEKTNMQIALEIVLKIND
- a CDS encoding RNA-binding domain-containing protein, coding for MISKDLINEIMTGKETKTVEFKEAKNKIPKSIYETVCSFSNRNGGNIYLGIKDDGTIIGVDPNSIIQMKKDFVTTIQSNKKICPPLYLDINEHDLEGKSILHIFVPNSSQVHRLNNKIYDRNEDADIDITNNTVAVQQLFSRKQTEYTERKIYPYITLDDLDLTLIDKLKKAAILQEEYQSWVSYDHLEILKSIGMYSKDYITGDEGFTLAAAITFGTDELISSVLPYFRIDALLREEDIERYDDRENIRTNLIDSYDILMDFVKKHTSSFFYLENDRRINVRDILFRELIVNMLVHREYSNAYVSKLIIEKDSIIVENANKPIHPGIIKKGTIAPYPKNPTIAKVFNILGLIDEVGSGFGKIFKYTDLIYKSYPKIINEDIFKVCILKTNVFVLSDQQKLVVDFLIIPRTSKEILKLLNIKDLNTLRKNILNPLMENYIIERTIPDKPTSPNQKYKLIEKE